A genomic segment from Alkalilimnicola ehrlichii MLHE-1 encodes:
- the hemL gene encoding glutamate-1-semialdehyde 2,1-aminomutase — MQRSHELFERARQHIVGGVNSPVRAFTGVGGEPPFIARAEGPYLYDEDGNRYVDYVCSWGPMVAGHAHPKVVRAVQAAAADGLSFGAPTEVEIRMAEKLKAMLPSLERVRMVNSGTEATMSALRLARGHTGREKIIKFRGCYHGHVDALLVQAGSGALTLGIPGSPGVPAAVVEQTITLPYNDAEAVRECFQRMGDEIAAVIVEPVAGNMNCVPPVPGFLEALRECCDDHGSVLIFDEVMTGFRVGVQCAQGRYGITPDLTCLGKVIGGGMPVGAFGGKAQIMADLAPEGPVYQAGTLSGNPVAMAAGLATLALVDDPATHRALEEATATLVDGLRERAEAAGVSVSLNQAGSMFGLFFTDQNPVTTFEQVQACDLEAFKVFFHAMLEEGVYMAPSAFEAGFLSTAHDTPAIEYTLAAAERAFARVARR; from the coding sequence ATGCAGCGCTCCCACGAGCTCTTCGAACGCGCCCGCCAGCACATCGTCGGTGGGGTCAACTCGCCGGTGCGCGCCTTCACCGGCGTCGGCGGCGAGCCGCCCTTCATCGCCCGGGCGGAAGGCCCCTACCTCTACGACGAGGACGGCAACCGCTACGTGGACTACGTCTGCTCCTGGGGCCCGATGGTGGCCGGTCACGCCCATCCCAAGGTGGTCCGCGCCGTGCAGGCCGCGGCCGCGGACGGCCTGTCCTTCGGCGCCCCCACTGAGGTGGAGATCCGCATGGCCGAGAAGCTGAAGGCCATGCTGCCGAGCCTGGAGCGGGTGCGCATGGTCAACTCCGGTACCGAAGCCACCATGAGCGCGCTGCGCCTGGCGCGCGGCCACACCGGTCGGGAGAAGATCATCAAGTTCCGGGGCTGCTACCACGGCCACGTGGATGCCCTGCTGGTGCAGGCCGGCTCCGGGGCACTCACCCTGGGTATACCCGGCTCCCCCGGGGTGCCGGCCGCGGTGGTGGAGCAGACAATCACCCTGCCGTACAACGACGCCGAGGCCGTGCGCGAGTGCTTCCAGCGGATGGGGGACGAGATCGCCGCGGTCATTGTCGAGCCGGTGGCCGGTAACATGAACTGCGTGCCCCCGGTGCCCGGCTTCCTGGAGGCCCTGCGCGAGTGCTGCGACGACCACGGCAGCGTGCTGATCTTCGACGAGGTGATGACCGGCTTCCGGGTTGGCGTACAGTGCGCCCAGGGCCGCTACGGCATCACCCCGGACCTCACCTGCCTGGGCAAGGTCATCGGCGGTGGCATGCCGGTGGGGGCCTTCGGCGGCAAGGCGCAGATCATGGCCGACCTGGCTCCGGAAGGCCCGGTCTACCAGGCCGGCACCCTGTCCGGTAATCCGGTGGCGATGGCCGCAGGGCTGGCGACCCTCGCCCTGGTCGACGACCCGGCAACCCACCGCGCCCTCGAGGAGGCCACCGCCACCCTGGTGGATGGGTTGCGTGAGCGGGCCGAGGCCGCCGGCGTGAGCGTCTCGCTGAACCAGGCCGGGAGCATGTTCGGGCTGTTCTTCACCGATCAGAATCCGGTCACCACCTTCGAGCAGGTGCAGGCCTGTGACTTGGAGGCCTTCAAGGTCTTCTTCCACGCCATGTTGGAGGAGGGGGTCTATATGGCGCCGTCCGCCTTCGAGGCCGGCTTCCTCTCCACCGCCCACGACACCCCCGCCATCGAGTACACCCTGGCCGCCGCCGAACGGGCCTTCGCCCGCGTGGCGCGCCGCTAG
- the recB gene encoding exodeoxyribonuclease V subunit beta, which translates to MSQSAPRPLELLRLPLHGSRLIEASAGTGKTFTIAALYLRLVLGHGEQRAGGGPLVPPQILVVTFTEAATRELRDRIRERLSQAAAAFRDPARYPDDPVLPALRAEYDEHERPAMARRLELAAEWMDESAVSTIHSWCYRMLREHAFDSGSLFTQDLEADQTALLAEAVRDYWRSFLYPLAPEALVLARRALGDDPEAQRQKVRPLIGQAAPVAPGLDSPEGFAGVLDDRLQALERLKRPWREQFEALEAQFHALRKAVLNGRKYQKPEALMAAMRAWAEDPAALQPEPVGSTSVLGRLCARGLAAGCRKGQTLPEDLHPGFTALDDYEHLCQLPEADLLNAAANWIGQRFHQAQRRRAQMGFDDLLTRLDQALTQGEAGERLAATLRRQFPVALIDEFQDTDPVQYRIFQRVYRVADNPREQALLLIGDPKQAIYSFRGADIHSYLQARRATAGRHYTLPRNFRSTGAMVRGVNRLFQHAEQAWPEGAFLFRVAEENPVPFLPVAAQGRAEALEVHGAAQPALTLWWEDEGEPVAGKHYLPRQAAACASHIVALLNAGAARQAGFRDPDGGLVSLRPRDMAVLVRDYNEARAIQQALARRRVRSVYLSDRESVYRTDAAGDLLRWLRACAEPTVERLLRAALATPTLGLPVAELHRLTADELLWERRVEQFRGYRRLWQGQGVLPMLRRLLHDFAVPARLVARADGERVLTNLLHLSELLQQAAAELDGEQALIRHLVEHRSGNGEGGDEQILRLESDEDLVKVVTVHKAKGLEYPLVFLPFICTFKPVDGKRLPYLDRTTGGAPRWLFEMDEETRARADRARLAEDLRLLYVAMTRARHACWLGLAPVKRGTRKSNQLHQSAVGYLLAGPEGVVDGGLEAALLRARGEESAIAVTPLPAASDEGYRGPEHRPALGPARVPRRPAYEHWWIASYSALSLHAEPAAGEAVGEPARASASTAPESVGQEIIRETVAEAGESAGPDSAALALHRFPRGPGPGTFLHGLLEWAADQGFAGLAEQPALLQREVARRCRRRGWSEWAGPVADWLLRLLQADYPLPEGGALRLTALPSYQPELEFLFQTRWLNAARLDRAVTAATLDAAPRPPARAALLNGMLKGFIDLVCEQDGRYYVADYKSNWLGQGLEDYAPEALRAAVLARRYDLQLVLYTLALHRLLRARLPGYDYERHVGGAVYLFLRGLDAPGRGLFHCRPPRALIEQLDDWLQQGPDRPDVQATGSDDA; encoded by the coding sequence ATGAGCCAGAGTGCGCCCCGACCGCTGGAGTTGCTGCGCCTGCCGCTGCACGGCAGCCGCCTGATCGAGGCCAGCGCCGGCACCGGTAAGACCTTCACCATCGCCGCCCTCTACCTGCGCCTGGTCCTTGGGCACGGCGAGCAGCGCGCGGGCGGCGGGCCGCTGGTGCCACCGCAGATCCTGGTGGTCACCTTTACCGAGGCGGCCACCCGGGAGTTGCGCGACCGCATCCGCGAACGGCTCAGCCAGGCTGCAGCGGCCTTCCGCGATCCGGCCCGGTACCCGGACGATCCGGTGCTGCCGGCACTGCGCGCTGAATATGACGAGCACGAGCGGCCCGCCATGGCGCGCCGACTGGAGTTGGCCGCTGAGTGGATGGACGAGTCGGCGGTCTCCACCATCCACAGCTGGTGCTACCGCATGCTGCGCGAGCACGCCTTCGACAGCGGTAGCCTCTTCACCCAGGACCTGGAGGCAGATCAGACCGCGCTCCTGGCCGAGGCCGTGCGCGATTACTGGCGCAGCTTCCTCTATCCATTGGCGCCGGAGGCCCTGGTCCTGGCGCGCCGTGCGCTGGGTGACGACCCCGAGGCCCAGCGGCAGAAGGTCCGGCCGCTGATCGGCCAGGCGGCCCCGGTGGCGCCCGGACTGGACTCGCCGGAGGGCTTTGCCGGGGTGCTCGACGACCGGTTGCAGGCCCTGGAGCGCCTCAAACGGCCCTGGCGCGAGCAGTTCGAGGCCCTGGAGGCGCAGTTCCATGCCCTGCGCAAGGCGGTGCTCAACGGCCGGAAGTACCAAAAGCCCGAGGCCCTGATGGCCGCCATGCGGGCCTGGGCGGAGGACCCCGCGGCCCTGCAGCCGGAGCCGGTGGGCAGCACCAGTGTGCTGGGGCGGCTCTGCGCCCGGGGGCTCGCCGCCGGTTGCCGGAAGGGACAGACGCTGCCGGAGGACCTGCACCCCGGCTTCACGGCGTTGGATGACTACGAGCACCTCTGCCAACTGCCGGAGGCGGACCTGCTCAATGCCGCGGCCAACTGGATCGGTCAACGCTTCCACCAGGCCCAGCGGCGACGGGCGCAGATGGGCTTCGATGACCTGCTCACCCGGCTGGACCAGGCGCTGACCCAGGGCGAGGCGGGTGAGCGTCTGGCCGCCACCCTGCGCCGGCAGTTCCCGGTGGCCCTGATCGATGAGTTCCAGGACACCGACCCGGTGCAGTACCGCATCTTCCAGCGGGTCTACCGGGTGGCGGACAACCCCCGGGAACAGGCCCTGCTGCTCATCGGCGACCCCAAACAGGCCATCTACAGCTTCCGCGGCGCCGACATCCACAGTTACCTGCAGGCGCGGCGGGCCACTGCTGGCCGCCACTACACCCTGCCGCGCAACTTCCGCTCCACCGGGGCCATGGTGCGCGGGGTCAACCGGCTGTTCCAGCATGCCGAGCAGGCCTGGCCCGAGGGCGCCTTCCTGTTCCGGGTGGCGGAGGAAAACCCCGTGCCCTTCCTGCCGGTGGCGGCCCAGGGCCGCGCGGAGGCGCTGGAGGTGCACGGCGCCGCCCAGCCGGCCCTCACTCTCTGGTGGGAGGACGAGGGCGAGCCGGTGGCCGGGAAGCACTACCTGCCGCGCCAGGCGGCGGCCTGTGCCAGCCACATCGTGGCGTTGCTGAACGCCGGTGCTGCGCGCCAGGCCGGGTTCCGCGACCCGGATGGAGGGTTGGTGTCGCTGCGGCCCCGGGACATGGCGGTGCTGGTGCGCGACTACAACGAGGCGCGCGCCATCCAGCAGGCCCTGGCCCGGCGCCGGGTGCGCAGCGTTTACCTGTCCGACCGGGAGTCCGTCTACCGCACCGATGCGGCCGGGGACCTGCTGCGCTGGCTGCGCGCCTGCGCCGAGCCCACCGTGGAGCGGCTGTTACGGGCCGCCCTGGCCACGCCCACCCTGGGCCTGCCGGTGGCCGAGCTGCACCGCCTGACCGCCGACGAGCTGCTTTGGGAGCGCCGGGTCGAGCAGTTCCGCGGATACCGCCGGCTCTGGCAGGGGCAGGGGGTCCTGCCCATGCTGCGCCGGCTGCTGCACGATTTCGCGGTGCCGGCGCGGCTGGTGGCGCGAGCGGACGGCGAACGGGTGCTGACCAACCTGCTGCATCTCAGCGAGCTGCTGCAGCAGGCGGCCGCCGAACTGGACGGCGAGCAGGCCCTGATCCGCCACTTGGTGGAGCATCGCAGCGGCAACGGCGAGGGAGGGGATGAGCAGATCCTGCGCCTGGAGAGCGACGAGGACCTGGTCAAGGTGGTCACTGTGCACAAAGCCAAGGGCCTGGAGTACCCGCTGGTCTTCCTCCCGTTCATCTGCACCTTCAAACCGGTGGACGGGAAGCGCCTTCCCTACCTCGACCGCACCACCGGCGGTGCCCCGCGCTGGTTGTTCGAGATGGACGAGGAGACCCGCGCGCGCGCCGACCGCGCCCGCCTGGCCGAGGACCTGCGCCTGCTCTACGTGGCCATGACCCGGGCCCGCCACGCCTGCTGGCTGGGCCTGGCCCCCGTCAAGCGGGGCACCCGCAAGTCCAACCAACTGCACCAGAGCGCGGTGGGCTACCTGCTGGCTGGCCCGGAGGGAGTGGTGGACGGGGGGCTGGAGGCCGCCCTGCTGCGGGCGCGCGGCGAGGAGTCGGCGATTGCGGTCACCCCGCTGCCGGCGGCCAGCGACGAGGGCTATCGCGGTCCGGAGCACCGCCCGGCCCTCGGTCCGGCCCGGGTGCCGCGGCGGCCGGCCTACGAGCACTGGTGGATCGCCAGTTACAGCGCCCTGTCCCTGCACGCGGAACCCGCGGCCGGTGAGGCGGTGGGGGAGCCGGCCCGGGCGAGTGCATCGACGGCGCCGGAGAGCGTGGGCCAGGAGATCATCCGCGAGACGGTCGCCGAGGCCGGAGAGAGCGCCGGGCCCGACAGCGCGGCCCTCGCATTGCACCGCTTCCCGCGCGGCCCGGGGCCGGGGACCTTCCTCCACGGCCTGCTGGAATGGGCCGCGGACCAGGGGTTTGCCGGCCTGGCCGAACAGCCCGCCCTGTTACAGCGGGAAGTGGCCCGCCGCTGTCGCCGGCGCGGCTGGTCCGAGTGGGCCGGGCCGGTGGCCGACTGGCTGCTGCGTCTGCTGCAGGCCGACTACCCCCTGCCGGAGGGTGGGGCGCTGCGCCTCACGGCCCTGCCCAGCTATCAGCCGGAGCTGGAATTCCTGTTCCAGACCCGCTGGTTGAATGCCGCCCGCCTGGACCGGGCGGTGACCGCCGCGACCCTGGACGCGGCGCCGCGGCCACCGGCCCGGGCGGCGCTGCTGAACGGGATGCTCAAGGGCTTTATCGACCTGGTCTGCGAGCAGGACGGGCGCTACTACGTGGCCGATTACAAGTCCAACTGGCTGGGCCAGGGGCTGGAGGACTATGCGCCGGAGGCCCTGCGGGCGGCCGTGCTCGCCCGCCGCTACGACCTGCAACTGGTGCTCTATACCCTGGCGCTGCACCGGCTGCTACGGGCGCGACTGCCCGGCTACGACTACGAGCGCCACGTGGGCGGGGCGGTGTACCTCTTCCTGCGCGGCCTGGATGCCCCGGGTCGGGGTCTGTTCCACTGCCGGCCACCGCGGGCGCTGATCGAACAACTGGACGACTGGCTGCAGCAGGGCCCCGACCGGCCCGATGTGCAGGCCACGGGGAGTGATGATGCCTGA
- the recC gene encoding exodeoxyribonuclease V subunit gamma codes for MVVHGNRLEDLRALIVEWMQAYPPAPLETETVLVQSNGMAQWLSHALAAHPESEEPGCGIAAGLSMQLPARFTWTAYREVLGHEAVPPESPFDKRPLTWRLMRLLPELIDEPGFEPLRGFLARDDDRRKRHQLAERLADLLDQYQVYRADWLVDWAQGHDQCAGPGRAPRPLDARERWQPRLWRALLADMDEAERGLSRAAIHARYREAVRELDRRPAGLPRRLIVFGISSLPHQVLEALEALADFTQILVCVHNPCEHYWADIVADKDLLRARRRRQSPKPGMPERLDDSELHNHAQPLLAAWGKQGRDYIRLLDEHDDPAHYRHLIESLSWQRIDLFRPHGGDCLLHQLQDDIRELRPLAETRAAWPPVAADDASIQFHIAHSPQREVEILHDRLLGRFNDASRPTLRPRDVIVMVPDIDRYAPHIQAVFGQTEPGDPRHIPYTLSDQGRRGRDTVLIALEQLLHLPESRCAVSELLDLLDVPALRRRFGLEEGDLQRLHRWAEGAGVRWGLDAEQRAHLDLPAGLTLHTWRFGLRRMLLGYAVGSGEAWHGVEPYDEVGGLDAALLGPLEQLLATLEAAWARLREAHAPAVWGEHLRWLLAACFEPGNEEEALTLERLQQTLEQWTADCEAAALDEPLPLNVVREHWLAGMDEGGLSQRFLAGAVNFCTLMPMRAIPFRLICLLGMNDGDYPRSPTPLDFDLMADDYRPGDRSRREDDRYLFLEALLSAREQLYISWVGRSVRDNEPQPPSVLVGQLRDHLAAGWRLAGPVDEPSTPETAALLEHLTLAHPLQPFSPVHFPVAGGPGARHFTYAREWRAVQAAAAGAEEGEVRPGIDRPDNEPLPPPDPDQAGVLAPGTLARFLQRPVRAFFERRLSVHFDEDEAASEDLEPFTVDGLTRWQLRERLVQAGLTRAEGPEQWPVLMASETARLQRSGVLPVGAAGTLEGERLVGEATGLLTRYHERLQACPETLPPAVLAPLSHATWTLEAQVEGLRSDGRSRRQLGYTVSRLKDSKGKAWYPSKLLPAWVDHLIANAAAGGVTTEWIGLDASLTLPPIDRAGAIDHLQRILAAWDEGQRRPLPLACQTAFAWLQAVAEDKSDPLEIASSAYAGDDHQPGEVGYDPYLRRAYPHAEWLLADPAFAHWAERLYGPLWQAVKAQDEAEKAGGRV; via the coding sequence ATGGTGGTCCACGGCAACCGCCTGGAGGACCTCCGCGCTCTGATCGTGGAGTGGATGCAGGCCTATCCACCGGCACCGTTGGAGACCGAAACCGTCTTGGTGCAGAGCAACGGCATGGCCCAGTGGCTCAGCCATGCCCTCGCGGCTCACCCGGAGTCGGAGGAGCCGGGTTGCGGGATCGCCGCCGGTCTGTCCATGCAGCTCCCGGCCCGTTTCACCTGGACCGCCTACCGCGAGGTGCTGGGGCACGAGGCGGTGCCCCCGGAGTCTCCCTTCGACAAGCGGCCGCTCACCTGGCGGCTGATGCGCCTGCTGCCGGAGCTCATCGATGAGCCCGGGTTCGAGCCGCTGCGGGGCTTCCTGGCCCGGGACGATGACCGGCGTAAGCGCCACCAACTGGCCGAGCGCCTGGCCGACCTGCTGGACCAGTACCAGGTCTACCGGGCCGACTGGCTGGTGGACTGGGCGCAGGGGCACGATCAATGCGCCGGCCCGGGCCGGGCGCCGCGCCCCCTGGATGCGCGCGAGCGATGGCAACCCCGGCTCTGGCGCGCCCTGCTGGCGGACATGGACGAGGCGGAGCGGGGGTTGAGCCGGGCCGCCATCCACGCCCGCTACCGGGAGGCGGTGCGCGAACTGGACCGGCGGCCGGCGGGACTCCCGCGCCGGCTCATCGTCTTCGGCATCTCTTCATTGCCCCACCAGGTGCTTGAGGCGCTGGAGGCCCTGGCCGACTTCACCCAGATCCTGGTCTGCGTTCACAACCCCTGCGAGCACTACTGGGCGGACATCGTTGCCGACAAGGACCTGCTGCGCGCCCGTCGCCGCCGGCAGTCGCCCAAGCCGGGCATGCCCGAACGGCTGGACGATAGCGAGCTGCACAATCACGCTCAACCGCTGCTGGCGGCCTGGGGCAAGCAGGGCCGGGACTACATCCGCCTGCTGGACGAACATGATGATCCGGCGCACTATCGCCACCTGATTGAATCCCTCTCCTGGCAGCGCATCGACCTCTTCCGACCCCACGGGGGCGACTGCCTGCTGCACCAACTGCAGGACGATATCCGCGAGCTCCGCCCGCTGGCCGAGACCCGGGCCGCCTGGCCGCCGGTGGCCGCCGATGACGCCTCGATCCAGTTCCACATCGCCCACAGCCCCCAGCGCGAGGTGGAGATCCTCCACGACCGGCTGCTGGGGCGGTTCAATGACGCCTCACGCCCCACCCTCCGGCCGCGCGATGTCATCGTGATGGTCCCGGACATCGACCGCTACGCCCCCCACATTCAGGCGGTCTTCGGCCAGACCGAGCCGGGCGACCCGCGCCATATCCCCTATACCCTCTCCGACCAGGGCCGACGCGGTCGCGACACCGTTCTTATCGCCCTGGAGCAACTGCTGCATCTGCCGGAGAGCCGCTGCGCGGTCAGCGAGCTGCTGGACCTGCTGGACGTACCCGCCCTTCGGCGCCGCTTTGGTCTGGAGGAGGGAGACCTGCAGCGGCTCCACCGCTGGGCCGAAGGGGCCGGAGTGCGCTGGGGCCTGGATGCCGAGCAGCGGGCGCACCTGGACCTGCCCGCCGGGCTTACGCTGCATACCTGGCGCTTTGGCCTGCGCCGGATGCTGCTCGGCTACGCCGTCGGCAGCGGCGAGGCCTGGCACGGGGTGGAGCCCTACGACGAGGTGGGCGGCCTGGACGCCGCCCTGCTGGGACCGCTGGAGCAGTTGCTCGCCACTCTGGAGGCCGCCTGGGCGCGGCTGCGTGAAGCGCATGCCCCGGCGGTCTGGGGCGAGCATCTGCGTTGGCTGCTGGCGGCCTGTTTCGAGCCCGGAAACGAGGAGGAGGCCCTCACCCTGGAGCGATTGCAACAGACCCTGGAGCAATGGACGGCGGATTGCGAGGCGGCCGCCCTGGACGAGCCGCTACCGCTGAACGTGGTGCGCGAGCACTGGCTGGCCGGCATGGACGAGGGCGGGTTGAGCCAGCGCTTCCTCGCCGGAGCCGTCAACTTCTGCACCCTGATGCCCATGCGCGCCATTCCCTTCCGCCTGATCTGCCTGCTGGGAATGAACGACGGTGACTACCCGCGCAGCCCCACACCGCTGGACTTTGACCTGATGGCGGACGACTACCGCCCGGGCGACCGTTCCCGGCGGGAGGATGACCGCTATCTGTTCCTGGAGGCCCTGCTCTCGGCCCGCGAGCAGCTCTATATCAGTTGGGTGGGGCGCAGTGTGCGCGATAACGAACCCCAACCGCCCTCCGTGCTGGTGGGCCAGCTACGTGATCACCTGGCCGCCGGTTGGCGGTTGGCAGGGCCGGTGGATGAGCCGTCGACGCCGGAGACGGCGGCGCTGCTCGAGCACCTGACCCTGGCGCACCCCCTGCAGCCCTTCAGCCCCGTCCACTTTCCGGTGGCCGGCGGGCCGGGTGCAAGGCACTTCACCTATGCCCGGGAGTGGCGGGCGGTGCAGGCCGCGGCGGCCGGCGCCGAGGAGGGCGAGGTGCGGCCCGGCATCGACCGGCCGGACAACGAGCCGCTGCCGCCCCCGGATCCGGACCAGGCCGGGGTGTTGGCCCCGGGGACCCTGGCCCGGTTTCTCCAGCGGCCGGTGCGGGCCTTCTTTGAACGCCGGCTGTCGGTCCACTTCGACGAGGACGAGGCGGCCAGCGAGGACCTGGAACCCTTCACCGTGGACGGCCTGACCCGCTGGCAGCTGCGCGAGCGGCTGGTCCAGGCTGGACTCACCCGGGCCGAGGGACCGGAGCAGTGGCCCGTGCTGATGGCCTCGGAGACCGCCCGGCTGCAGCGCAGCGGGGTGTTGCCGGTGGGGGCCGCCGGCACCCTGGAGGGTGAGCGGTTGGTCGGCGAGGCCACCGGGCTGCTGACTCGCTACCATGAACGCCTCCAGGCCTGCCCCGAGACCCTTCCTCCCGCCGTCCTGGCCCCGCTGAGCCACGCCACCTGGACCCTGGAGGCCCAGGTGGAGGGCCTGCGAAGCGACGGCCGGTCACGCCGGCAGTTGGGCTATACCGTCAGCCGTCTCAAAGACAGCAAGGGCAAGGCGTGGTACCCCAGCAAGCTGCTGCCGGCCTGGGTTGATCACCTGATCGCGAACGCCGCCGCGGGCGGCGTGACCACCGAGTGGATTGGGCTCGACGCCTCGTTGACCCTGCCGCCCATCGACCGGGCGGGGGCCATCGACCACCTGCAGCGGATCCTGGCCGCCTGGGACGAGGGCCAGCGCCGACCGCTGCCTTTGGCCTGCCAGACCGCCTTCGCCTGGTTGCAGGCCGTGGCCGAGGACAAATCGGACCCGCTGGAGATCGCCAGCTCCGCCTACGCGGGTGACGACCACCAGCCCGGTGAGGTGGGCTACGATCCCTACCTGCGCCGCGCCTACCCGCATGCCGAGTGGCTGCTGGCCGACCCGGCCTTCGCCCACTGGGCCGAGCGGCTCTACGGCCCGCTGTGGCAAGCGGTCAAGGCACAGGATGAGGCCGAAAAGGCAGGAGGCCGCGTATGA
- the recD gene encoding exodeoxyribonuclease V subunit alpha, translating to MPETATHPSSAPDPLQSAAGTLALLEAWVDGGWLRPLDRALAVFLHQHVPQAPPLLLLLAALTSHQVGRGHVCLELPALQADPDGTLSLPPEGGAEGAARPSRWLQGLDEAALAAALDCPELVQDGPGSSPLVRQEQRLYLRRYWDCEVRIGQALHRRMAAAADWQQGLDGEATRRWLERLFPAGGGAATDWQRLACALAAGRGFTVITGGPGTGKTTTVLRLLVLLQALQQAAADAPLRIRMAAPTGKAAARLNASVAGALARLPLDGVADAEALRAAIPTEVVTVHRLLGARPDSRHFRHRAGEPLPLDVLVVDEASMIDLELMASLLDALPPEARLILLGDKDQLASVEAGAVMGELCHRADGGHYTPATTAWLSEVSGESVPADYRDPAGRPLDQHIVMLRHSHRFGADSGIGALARAVNGGDAAAVEALWAAGASHPDIARLHLAGPEDPALEALAVAGGADHFAAGASGEGPRGYRYYLEAMHDGRPRDDAPRSAWDDWARSVLQAQGAFQLLGAVRRGPWGVEALNQRIAAALRDAGLVRATSAWYAGRPVIVTRNDYDLGLINGDMGVALAVPEGLAGGAPSDDAGRRDGARTVLRVAFLASDGSGRIRWVLPSRLEQVETAYALTVHKAQGSEFRHAALVLPDRVAPVLTRELLYTGITRASDWFSLLEPPGGVLVRAIRQRTLRSGGLRTRLV from the coding sequence ATGCCTGAGACAGCCACCCATCCGTCATCCGCACCGGACCCGTTGCAGAGTGCGGCCGGGACCCTGGCCCTGCTCGAGGCGTGGGTGGACGGCGGCTGGCTGCGCCCGCTGGACCGCGCCCTGGCCGTCTTCCTGCACCAGCACGTGCCCCAGGCGCCGCCGTTGCTGCTTCTCCTGGCCGCGCTCACCAGCCACCAGGTCGGCCGCGGCCACGTTTGCCTGGAACTGCCCGCGCTGCAGGCCGACCCGGACGGCACCCTTTCGCTGCCGCCGGAGGGCGGCGCGGAGGGGGCCGCGCGCCCCTCCCGCTGGCTGCAGGGGCTCGATGAGGCGGCGCTGGCCGCAGCGCTGGACTGCCCGGAGCTGGTGCAGGACGGGCCGGGCAGTAGCCCCCTGGTGCGACAGGAGCAGCGGCTCTACCTGCGCCGCTACTGGGACTGCGAGGTGCGGATCGGCCAGGCACTGCACCGGCGCATGGCCGCGGCCGCGGACTGGCAACAGGGGCTGGATGGCGAGGCCACCCGGCGCTGGCTGGAGCGACTGTTTCCGGCTGGGGGCGGGGCGGCCACCGACTGGCAGCGGCTGGCCTGCGCCTTGGCCGCCGGGCGGGGCTTCACCGTGATCACCGGCGGCCCCGGGACCGGCAAGACCACCACCGTGCTGCGGCTGCTGGTGCTGCTCCAGGCCTTGCAGCAGGCGGCTGCCGATGCGCCGTTGCGCATCCGCATGGCCGCCCCCACCGGCAAGGCCGCCGCCCGGCTGAACGCCTCGGTGGCCGGGGCGCTCGCGCGCCTGCCGCTCGACGGCGTGGCGGATGCCGAGGCCCTGCGAGCGGCGATTCCCACCGAGGTGGTCACCGTGCACCGGCTCCTGGGGGCGCGGCCCGACAGCCGCCATTTCCGCCACCGCGCCGGCGAGCCGCTGCCGCTGGACGTGCTAGTGGTGGACGAGGCGTCCATGATCGACCTGGAGCTCATGGCCAGTCTGCTGGACGCCCTTCCGCCGGAGGCCCGCTTGATCCTGCTCGGGGACAAGGACCAGCTCGCCTCCGTGGAGGCCGGCGCCGTGATGGGCGAACTCTGCCATCGGGCCGACGGGGGGCATTACACCCCGGCCACCACCGCCTGGCTCTCCGAGGTCAGCGGTGAGAGCGTCCCGGCGGACTACCGGGATCCCGCGGGGCGGCCGCTGGACCAGCACATCGTCATGCTGCGCCACAGCCACCGTTTCGGCGCCGACAGCGGCATCGGCGCGCTGGCGCGGGCCGTCAACGGCGGTGACGCGGCGGCGGTGGAGGCGCTCTGGGCCGCTGGCGCTTCCCATCCGGACATCGCACGCCTCCACCTCGCGGGGCCGGAGGATCCGGCCCTGGAGGCGCTTGCCGTGGCCGGCGGGGCAGACCACTTCGCCGCCGGCGCTTCAGGCGAGGGGCCGCGGGGCTATCGCTACTACCTCGAGGCCATGCACGACGGGCGCCCGCGCGATGATGCCCCGCGCAGCGCCTGGGACGACTGGGCCCGGTCCGTGCTGCAGGCCCAGGGCGCGTTCCAGTTGCTGGGCGCCGTCCGCCGCGGGCCCTGGGGGGTGGAGGCCCTGAACCAGCGGATCGCCGCCGCCCTGCGGGATGCCGGCCTGGTCCGCGCCACCTCGGCCTGGTATGCGGGGCGTCCGGTGATTGTCACCCGCAACGATTACGACCTGGGCCTGATCAACGGCGATATGGGGGTGGCCCTGGCGGTACCGGAGGGGCTGGCCGGGGGCGCACCAAGTGATGACGCCGGGCGGCGGGACGGTGCGCGGACGGTGCTGCGGGTGGCCTTTCTGGCCAGCGACGGCAGCGGGCGGATCCGCTGGGTGCTGCCCAGCCGGCTGGAGCAGGTGGAGACCGCCTACGCCCTCACCGTGCACAAGGCCCAGGGTTCGGAGTTTCGGCACGCCGCGCTGGTGCTGCCGGACCGGGTGGCGCCGGTGCTCACCCGCGAGCTGTTGTACACCGGTATCACCCGTGCCAGCGACTGGTTCAGCCTGTTGGAGCCGCCGGGCGGGGTGCTGGTGCGCGCCATCCGCCAGCGCACCCTGCGCAGCGGCGGGCTGCGCACGCGGCTGGTGTGA